In one window of Comamonas testosteroni DNA:
- a CDS encoding 6,7-dimethyl-8-ribityllumazine synthase, whose translation MNQTPISMNFATHATSEGTPWKAVAGRSRIAIISASWHTEVVYQARDAAQAELQAQGMQAANITHFSVPGAFEIPLLAKKLAQSGRFDAVIATALIVNGGIYRHEFVTTAVIDGLMRVQMDTEVPVFSAVLTPRDFHEHGDHVEFFRQHFVKKGVEVAHACLSTLDQHAKVDAFLHAKAA comes from the coding sequence ATGAATCAGACCCCTATCTCCATGAACTTCGCCACTCACGCGACTTCCGAAGGCACGCCCTGGAAGGCCGTGGCCGGCCGCAGCCGCATTGCAATCATCAGCGCCAGCTGGCACACCGAAGTGGTCTACCAGGCCCGCGATGCTGCCCAGGCCGAACTCCAGGCGCAGGGCATGCAAGCCGCCAACATCACGCATTTCAGCGTACCCGGTGCCTTTGAAATCCCGCTGCTGGCCAAGAAGCTGGCGCAAAGCGGCCGTTTCGACGCCGTGATCGCCACGGCGCTGATCGTCAACGGCGGCATCTATCGCCATGAATTCGTGACCACGGCCGTGATCGACGGCCTGATGCGCGTGCAGATGGATACCGAAGTACCCGTGTTCTCCGCCGTGCTGACACCGCGCGACTTCCACGAGCATGGCGATCATGTGGAGTTCTTCCGCCAGCACTTTGTGAAGAAGGGCGTGGAAGTGGCCCATGCCTGCCTGAGCACGCTGGACCAGCATGCCAAGGTGGATGCATTCTTGCATGCCAAGGCAGCCTGA
- the hda gene encoding DnaA regulatory inactivator Hda, whose translation MKQLALDISMAPGPTLARFFVGPNAALIDHLRHWVGDGQLQQSRTPVPTYLWGEAGSGKSHLLKAVREALREQGAMVGWMDASTPFPPEFDERWAAVLMDDVDIYTPFQQARAFNWFVNATSPATGLPRWVLAAGQLPVADLKMREDLRTRLGWGHVYQLHLLDESARRAVLRQEADARGVFLSDEVMDYMLRRFSRDLGSLMQLLDMLDGFALRNKRAITIPLLKTMLETE comes from the coding sequence ATGAAGCAACTGGCTCTGGATATCAGCATGGCGCCCGGCCCGACGCTCGCGCGTTTCTTTGTCGGCCCCAATGCTGCGTTGATCGATCACCTGCGTCACTGGGTGGGCGATGGCCAGTTACAGCAGTCGCGCACGCCAGTGCCTACTTATCTCTGGGGCGAGGCAGGGTCCGGCAAGAGTCATTTGCTCAAGGCGGTACGTGAAGCTTTGCGCGAGCAAGGAGCCATGGTGGGCTGGATGGATGCATCCACTCCGTTCCCGCCCGAGTTCGACGAGCGCTGGGCCGCCGTGCTGATGGACGACGTGGACATCTACACCCCGTTCCAGCAGGCGCGTGCCTTCAACTGGTTTGTCAACGCCACCAGTCCAGCCACCGGCCTGCCGCGCTGGGTGCTGGCGGCGGGCCAGTTGCCGGTGGCCGATCTCAAGATGCGCGAGGACCTGCGCACCCGTCTTGGCTGGGGTCATGTCTATCAGCTGCATCTGCTCGACGAGTCGGCACGGCGTGCCGTGCTGCGTCAGGAAGCCGATGCACGTGGCGTGTTCCTGAGCGACGAAGTGATGGATTACATGCTCAGGCGCTTTTCGCGTGACCTGGGCTCGCTGATGCAGCTGCTGGACATGCTGGACGGTTTTGCCCTGCGCAACAAGCGCGCCATCACCATCCCGCTGCTCAAGACCATGCTGGAAACCGAGTGA
- a CDS encoding HAD family hydrolase: MSTSELAIKPRLALFDLDHTLLPLDSDHGWGEFSIAIGWCDREEFGRQNDAFFDDYLAGRLNIPDYVRFATAAVVQRGEAEATAAHQRFMDEVIRPAMKPAALALVQQHLDAGDTVVITSATNEFVTRPIAQAFGVQHLLATELVRDGSGWFTGEIDGIPNMREGKVVRMTEWLTQRGLRWEDVEATFYSDSMNDVPLLEKVDHPVATNPDARLRALAEERGWRIVDLFSEAP; encoded by the coding sequence ATGTCGACTTCTGAATTGGCTATCAAGCCCAGGCTGGCCCTGTTTGACCTGGACCATACGCTGCTGCCGCTGGACTCCGACCATGGCTGGGGCGAGTTCTCCATTGCCATCGGCTGGTGCGACCGCGAGGAGTTCGGGCGCCAGAACGATGCCTTTTTTGACGACTATCTGGCCGGTCGTCTCAACATCCCCGACTATGTGCGCTTTGCCACGGCTGCCGTGGTGCAGCGTGGCGAGGCTGAAGCCACGGCCGCGCATCAGCGCTTCATGGACGAGGTGATTCGCCCTGCAATGAAGCCTGCCGCTCTGGCCTTGGTGCAGCAGCACCTGGATGCGGGAGACACCGTGGTCATCACCTCTGCCACCAACGAGTTTGTGACGCGCCCCATCGCCCAGGCCTTCGGCGTGCAGCATCTGCTGGCAACCGAGTTGGTGCGTGATGGCAGCGGCTGGTTCACGGGCGAGATTGACGGTATTCCCAATATGCGCGAAGGCAAGGTCGTGCGCATGACCGAATGGCTGACCCAGCGCGGATTGCGCTGGGAGGACGTCGAGGCGACCTTCTACAGCGACTCCATGAACGATGTGCCCCTGCTTGAAAAAGTGGATCACCCAGTGGCCACCAACCCCGATGCGCGCTTGCGTGCCCTGGCCGAGGAACGCGGCTGGCGCATCGTGGACCTATTTAGCGAAGCACCATGA
- the pcnB gene encoding polynucleotide adenylyltransferase PcnB produces MIKTIIDKLLGKAPAAPRSRKPKFGKREEVPVQVHGIDPNLVDRRAIDVVQTLKSSGYEAYIVGGAVRDLLLGLRPKDFDVATDATPEQVKNLFRRAFIIGKRFRIVHVVYGRGRENEVIEVSTFRAFLDNSAAEQVSGNERTSKNQLAGLKHAVDASGRVLRDNVWGPQDQDATRRDFTINAMYYDPETQIVVDYHGGIADAKKKVLRMIGDPATRYREDPVRIIRAVRFAAKLSGKGFKLEAKTAKPLVECEPLLQEVPQSRLFDEMLKLLQTGHALASVAQLKELGLSRGIYPLLDVVMERADHPFVQAALMDTDRRVAEGKPVAPSFLLACVLWQDVKQGWEKRLAKSYHPFPALQESIDEVFDQRIGDVSGRGKLAADMREIWVMQPRFDKRTGATPHSMVAQPRFRAGFDFMRLRADIGEVEESLASWWQEFQQADDAQRDDLIAQARDEQRARQRAQQQTVPKVHRVAKKKAEGEQDNPLDLVAAEGDAAAPKKRRRRRRKPSAGAAPVDGGNE; encoded by the coding sequence ATGATCAAGACCATTATTGACAAGCTGCTGGGCAAGGCGCCCGCAGCCCCCCGCTCGCGCAAGCCCAAGTTCGGCAAGCGTGAGGAAGTGCCGGTTCAGGTGCATGGCATAGACCCGAATCTGGTTGACCGACGCGCCATCGACGTGGTGCAGACCCTCAAGAGCTCGGGCTACGAGGCCTATATCGTCGGCGGCGCCGTGCGCGACCTGCTGCTGGGCCTGCGTCCCAAGGACTTCGACGTGGCCACCGATGCCACGCCCGAGCAGGTCAAGAACCTGTTTCGCCGCGCCTTCATCATCGGCAAGCGTTTTCGCATCGTGCACGTGGTCTACGGCCGTGGCCGGGAAAACGAAGTCATCGAGGTCTCCACCTTCCGCGCCTTTCTGGACAACAGCGCGGCCGAGCAGGTCAGCGGCAACGAACGCACCAGCAAGAATCAGCTGGCAGGGCTGAAACATGCCGTGGATGCCAGCGGCCGCGTGCTGCGCGACAACGTCTGGGGCCCGCAGGATCAGGACGCCACACGCCGCGACTTCACCATCAACGCCATGTACTACGACCCCGAGACACAGATCGTGGTCGACTATCACGGCGGCATAGCGGACGCCAAGAAGAAGGTGCTGCGCATGATCGGCGATCCGGCCACGCGCTACCGCGAAGACCCGGTGCGCATCATTCGTGCCGTGCGCTTTGCCGCCAAGCTCAGTGGCAAGGGCTTCAAGCTCGAAGCCAAGACGGCCAAACCCCTGGTCGAGTGCGAGCCGCTGCTGCAGGAAGTGCCGCAAAGCCGCTTGTTCGACGAAATGCTCAAACTGCTGCAGACCGGTCATGCGCTGGCCTCGGTGGCTCAGCTCAAGGAGCTGGGTCTGTCGCGCGGCATCTATCCGCTGCTGGACGTGGTGATGGAGCGCGCCGACCATCCCTTCGTGCAGGCCGCACTGATGGATACCGATCGCCGTGTGGCCGAAGGCAAGCCCGTGGCGCCCAGCTTCCTGCTGGCCTGCGTGCTTTGGCAGGATGTCAAGCAAGGCTGGGAAAAGCGTCTGGCCAAGAGCTATCACCCTTTCCCTGCGCTGCAGGAGTCGATCGACGAAGTGTTCGATCAGCGCATCGGCGATGTCTCGGGCCGGGGCAAGCTGGCTGCCGATATGCGCGAAATCTGGGTCATGCAGCCGCGCTTTGACAAGCGCACCGGAGCCACCCCGCACTCCATGGTGGCGCAGCCGCGCTTCCGTGCCGGTTTTGACTTCATGCGCCTGCGCGCCGATATCGGCGAGGTCGAGGAAAGTCTGGCCAGCTGGTGGCAGGAGTTCCAGCAGGCCGACGATGCCCAGCGCGACGACCTGATCGCCCAGGCCCGCGATGAACAGCGCGCCCGTCAGCGTGCCCAGCAGCAGACCGTGCCCAAGGTGCATCGCGTGGCCAAGAAAAAAGCCGAAGGCGAGCAGGACAATCCGCTGGATCTGGTGGCCGCAGAAGGCGATGCCGCTGCTCCCAAAAAGCGTCGCCGCCGTCGCCGCAAACCATCCGCAGGTGCTGCTCCTGTTGATGGTGGTAATGAATAG
- a CDS encoding branched-chain amino acid ABC transporter substrate-binding protein, with the protein MKNFGKLCIATVVAGMAGGVMAQEQIIKIGHIGPTSGPQAHFGKDDENGVRMAIEDLNAKGMEIGGKKVKFVLVAEDDVADPKQGTAASQKLCDDKVAGAVAFVNSGVAIPSSKVFQDCGIPMITGAATNPDLTKPGWNTTYRVIANDNALGAALATYAAKNLKLKNVAVIDDRTAYGQGLANVFKKDAEKQGIKIVANEFTNDKATDFMAILTSIKAKKPDAIFYGGMYGQAGPMLRQMAQLGMNDVKMFGGDGICVTELAKVAAGAKPLENVVCADGGASIAKMPGGMEWKKRYDAKYPGQFQVYSPYFYDGTMLLADAMKRANSWDPKVYIPFLQKSDYSGVTSKIQFEKNGEMKNPSYTLSRYVGGNKTPIDLK; encoded by the coding sequence ATGAAGAATTTTGGCAAGTTGTGTATCGCGACAGTCGTAGCAGGTATGGCAGGGGGCGTGATGGCCCAGGAGCAGATCATCAAGATCGGCCATATCGGCCCGACCTCCGGCCCTCAGGCTCACTTCGGCAAGGACGATGAAAACGGCGTGCGCATGGCCATCGAGGACCTCAACGCCAAAGGCATGGAAATCGGCGGCAAGAAGGTCAAGTTCGTGCTGGTGGCCGAGGACGATGTGGCCGATCCCAAGCAAGGTACGGCGGCTTCGCAAAAACTGTGCGATGACAAGGTCGCCGGGGCCGTGGCCTTTGTGAACTCCGGTGTGGCGATTCCTTCTTCCAAGGTGTTCCAGGACTGCGGCATTCCCATGATCACGGGTGCGGCGACCAATCCCGATCTGACCAAGCCCGGCTGGAACACCACCTACCGCGTGATTGCCAACGACAACGCCCTGGGCGCGGCCCTTGCCACCTATGCGGCCAAGAATCTCAAGCTCAAGAACGTGGCCGTGATCGACGACCGCACGGCCTATGGTCAGGGTCTGGCCAATGTGTTCAAGAAGGATGCCGAAAAGCAGGGCATCAAGATCGTTGCCAACGAGTTCACCAACGACAAGGCCACGGACTTCATGGCCATTCTGACCTCCATCAAGGCCAAGAAACCCGATGCCATCTTCTACGGCGGCATGTATGGTCAGGCCGGCCCCATGCTGCGCCAGATGGCCCAGCTGGGCATGAACGACGTCAAGATGTTCGGCGGTGACGGCATTTGCGTGACCGAGCTGGCCAAGGTGGCTGCCGGCGCCAAGCCGCTGGAGAACGTGGTCTGCGCCGACGGCGGTGCCTCCATCGCCAAGATGCCTGGCGGCATGGAATGGAAGAAGCGCTATGACGCCAAGTATCCGGGCCAGTTCCAGGTCTACAGCCCCTATTTCTATGACGGCACCATGCTGCTGGCCGACGCCATGAAGCGTGCCAATTCATGGGACCCCAAGGTCTATATCCCCTTCCTGCAGAAGTCCGACTATTCGGGTGTGACCTCCAAGATCCAGTTCGAGAAGAACGGCGAAATGAAGAACCCCAGCTATACGCTGAGCCGCTATGTGGGCGGCAACAAGACGCCTATCGATCTGAAATGA
- a CDS encoding SDR family oxidoreductase gives MPSNQSPLGALPARFRRERLLIVGYGDVGQRVARLLVASGRGRHGIQVLALSRSSARFEQLHAQAVKPLWGDLDEPASLRRLAGIATRVLHLAPPATPTVGDVNSWQDTRSTALMRALRLRSLARSLVYASTSGVYGDCEGQWVSETRSVAPTTARAQRRVNAELAVRFAGRLGLRASILRIPGIYAPDREGGTPRARLQRGTAVLQAGDDVYTNHIHADDLARACLLALWRGKPQRIYHASDDTQLKMGDYFDLAADLYGLARPPRISREQAQTELPTSLLSFMSESRRLSNQRLKRELRLRLRYPTVTEGLQS, from the coding sequence TTGCCTTCAAACCAAAGCCCATTGGGCGCGCTGCCAGCGCGCTTTCGTCGTGAACGTTTATTGATCGTCGGCTACGGCGATGTGGGTCAGCGCGTGGCCCGATTGCTGGTCGCTTCAGGCCGTGGCAGGCACGGCATTCAGGTGCTGGCCCTGAGCCGCAGCTCAGCTCGGTTCGAGCAACTGCATGCCCAGGCCGTGAAGCCCTTGTGGGGGGATCTGGATGAGCCTGCCAGCCTGCGCAGGCTGGCAGGTATTGCGACGCGGGTGCTGCATCTGGCGCCGCCTGCGACACCGACCGTCGGGGATGTCAACAGTTGGCAGGACACCCGCAGCACGGCGCTGATGCGGGCACTGCGCCTGCGCAGTCTGGCGCGCAGCCTGGTCTATGCATCGACCTCGGGCGTTTATGGCGACTGCGAGGGGCAGTGGGTGAGCGAGACCCGGTCCGTCGCGCCGACGACCGCCAGAGCTCAGCGCCGTGTGAATGCCGAGCTCGCCGTGCGCTTTGCTGGTCGCTTGGGTCTGCGGGCCAGCATCTTGCGCATTCCCGGCATCTACGCCCCGGATCGTGAGGGCGGTACGCCCCGCGCCCGGCTGCAGCGAGGCACCGCCGTGCTGCAGGCCGGCGACGACGTCTATACCAACCATATTCATGCCGACGATCTGGCACGTGCCTGCCTGCTTGCGCTGTGGCGCGGCAAGCCGCAGCGCATCTATCACGCCAGCGACGACACGCAGCTGAAGATGGGGGATTACTTCGATCTGGCGGCCGATCTCTACGGCCTGGCCCGGCCGCCGCGCATTTCGCGCGAGCAGGCGCAGACAGAACTGCCGACGAGTCTGCTGAGTTTCATGAGCGAGTCGCGGCGGCTGTCGAATCAGCGGCTCAAGCGTGAGTTGCGACTCAGGCTGCGCTATCCCACGGTGACCGAGGGCCTGCAAAGCTAG
- the folK gene encoding 2-amino-4-hydroxy-6-hydroxymethyldihydropteridine diphosphokinase, whose amino-acid sequence MNRPAVLAADTVAVGLGANLGDARQTLSWAVAAMAGLARTELLAVSSLYSSQPIDSSGPDYLNAVALLRTGQEPLDLLHALQAIELQAGRERPYRNAPRTLDLDIELWGDRQSDDPELILPHPRMWQRAFVLLPLAEIAPGSVSADQLQAVADQGIERSLAQGWWTAQSA is encoded by the coding sequence ATGAATAGACCAGCCGTCCTGGCGGCCGACACGGTGGCAGTCGGTCTCGGGGCCAACCTCGGTGATGCACGCCAGACCCTGTCCTGGGCCGTGGCGGCGATGGCCGGGCTGGCCCGGACCGAGCTGCTGGCCGTGTCCTCGCTCTACAGCAGCCAACCCATTGATTCTTCCGGGCCTGACTATCTGAATGCGGTGGCGCTGCTGCGCACCGGACAGGAACCGCTGGATCTGCTGCACGCGCTTCAGGCGATCGAGCTGCAGGCCGGGCGTGAGCGTCCCTACCGCAATGCACCGCGTACGCTGGACCTGGATATCGAGCTATGGGGCGACCGTCAGTCGGACGATCCCGAGCTGATTCTTCCCCACCCGCGCATGTGGCAGCGAGCCTTTGTGCTGCTGCCGCTGGCCGAAATCGCGCCTGGCAGCGTGAGTGCCGATCAACTGCAGGCCGTGGCAGACCAGGGCATAGAGCGCAGTCTGGCTCAGGGTTGGTGGACAGCGCAGTCAGCGTAG
- a CDS encoding Bug family tripartite tricarboxylate transporter substrate binding protein, translating to MNRRNSLLSVMAAVAALASPLSQAQEPIRLIVPYAPGGPLDITSRALAERVRDSLGVVIIDNKAGAGGNIGADAIAKAQPDGLTIGLAATATHAVNPWLYTKMPYDAGKDFAGITQMVRVPNVLVMNAAKAEQLKIHSVADLIAYAKSHPGKLNYGSGGNGSAGHLAGEMLKQKAGIFALHVPYRGANPAQLALLSGEVDFNIDNLAAAAPNIKSGKLVALAVTSLNASPLLPGVPALSKSYPGFAIDTWWGLVAPASTPKPVLDKLSKAFNDALQAPETKTRFNALMAEPVGSTPAEFDKFMAAERAKYQPIVKASGAKVD from the coding sequence ATGAACCGTAGAAACAGCCTTCTCTCGGTCATGGCGGCCGTTGCTGCCTTGGCCTCGCCCCTCTCTCAGGCCCAAGAACCCATCCGTCTGATCGTGCCCTATGCGCCCGGTGGTCCGCTGGACATCACCTCGCGCGCACTGGCAGAGCGGGTGCGCGATTCCCTGGGCGTCGTCATCATCGACAACAAGGCGGGTGCCGGTGGCAATATCGGAGCCGACGCCATTGCCAAGGCCCAGCCCGACGGCCTGACCATCGGCCTGGCCGCCACGGCCACCCATGCCGTCAACCCCTGGCTCTACACCAAGATGCCCTATGACGCAGGCAAGGACTTTGCGGGCATCACCCAGATGGTGCGCGTGCCCAATGTGCTGGTGATGAATGCCGCCAAGGCCGAGCAGCTCAAGATCCATAGCGTGGCCGATCTGATCGCCTACGCCAAGAGCCATCCCGGCAAGCTCAACTACGGCAGCGGCGGCAATGGCTCCGCAGGCCATCTGGCAGGCGAGATGCTCAAGCAAAAGGCCGGCATCTTTGCACTGCACGTGCCCTACCGTGGCGCCAACCCCGCCCAGTTGGCCTTGCTGTCTGGCGAGGTGGACTTCAATATCGACAACCTGGCTGCGGCCGCGCCCAATATCAAGAGCGGCAAGCTCGTGGCTCTGGCGGTGACTTCGCTCAATGCCTCGCCGCTGCTGCCCGGCGTGCCCGCGCTGTCCAAGAGCTACCCCGGTTTTGCCATCGACACCTGGTGGGGACTGGTAGCCCCGGCCAGCACCCCAAAGCCCGTGCTGGACAAGCTGAGCAAGGCCTTCAATGATGCCCTGCAAGCGCCGGAAACCAAGACCCGCTTCAACGCCCTGATGGCCGAACCCGTGGGCTCCACGCCCGCCGAATTCGACAAGTTCATGGCCGCCGAGCGCGCCAAATACCAGCCCATCGTCAAGGCCTCCGGCGCCAAGGTCGACTGA
- the purM gene encoding phosphoribosylformylglycinamidine cyclo-ligase, producing the protein MSSSASSSTPISYKDAGVDIDAGDALVERIKPLAKKTMREGVMAGIGGFGALFEVPKRYKEPVLVSGTDGVGTKLKLAFEWNMHDTVGIDLVAMSVNDVLVQGAEPLFFLDYFACGKLHVDTAAAVVGGIAKGCELSGCALIGGETAEMPGMYPDGEYDLAGFAVGAVEKSKILSGQNVKPGDVVLGLASHGVHSNGFSLVRKCIERAEAQGTVPETLDGKPFKAAIMEPTRLYVKNVLAALDKHPIKALAHITGGGLLENIPRVLPEGTAAHLKAGSWPQTELFAWLQKTAGIDDIEMNRTFNNGIGMVVVVAAEDAQDTAATLAELGEKVYSIGAITEIGSGKPVEVR; encoded by the coding sequence ATGAGCTCTTCCGCATCTTCCTCTACCCCCATTTCCTACAAAGACGCCGGTGTTGACATCGACGCAGGCGACGCCCTGGTCGAACGCATCAAGCCCCTGGCCAAGAAAACCATGCGCGAAGGCGTGATGGCCGGCATCGGCGGCTTCGGCGCCCTGTTCGAAGTGCCCAAGCGCTACAAGGAACCCGTGCTGGTGTCCGGCACCGATGGCGTGGGCACCAAGCTCAAGCTGGCCTTCGAGTGGAATATGCACGACACCGTGGGCATCGACCTGGTGGCCATGAGCGTGAACGATGTGCTGGTGCAGGGTGCCGAGCCCCTGTTCTTCCTCGACTATTTCGCCTGCGGCAAGCTGCATGTGGACACCGCTGCTGCCGTGGTGGGCGGTATTGCCAAGGGTTGCGAGCTGTCCGGCTGCGCGCTGATCGGCGGTGAAACCGCTGAAATGCCCGGCATGTACCCCGATGGCGAATACGATCTGGCCGGCTTTGCCGTCGGTGCCGTCGAAAAGTCCAAGATCCTCAGCGGCCAGAACGTCAAGCCCGGCGATGTGGTGCTGGGTCTGGCCTCGCACGGCGTGCACTCCAACGGTTTCTCGCTGGTGCGCAAATGCATCGAGCGCGCAGAAGCCCAAGGCACCGTGCCCGAAACTCTGGACGGCAAGCCCTTCAAGGCCGCCATCATGGAGCCCACCCGTCTGTATGTGAAGAACGTGCTGGCAGCGCTGGACAAGCACCCCATCAAGGCCCTGGCCCACATCACCGGCGGCGGCCTGCTGGAGAACATTCCCCGCGTGCTGCCAGAAGGCACCGCAGCCCATCTCAAGGCTGGCAGCTGGCCTCAGACCGAGCTGTTCGCCTGGCTGCAAAAGACCGCCGGCATTGACGACATCGAGATGAACCGCACGTTCAACAACGGTATCGGCATGGTGGTTGTGGTGGCCGCTGAAGACGCACAAGACACGGCAGCCACGCTGGCCGAGCTGGGTGAGAAGGTCTACAGCATTGGAGCCATCACGGAAATCGGCTCCGGCAAGCCCGTTGAAGTTCGCTAA
- a CDS encoding CDP-6-deoxy-delta-3,4-glucoseen reductase, which translates to MTEIAHASFEITVQPSGRAFATQGAETILAAAIRTGVGLPYGCKDGACGSCKCKKLSGEVSHGTHSDKALTAEEEAGGYVLTCCATPHSDVVLESRQVTDASSFPIKKMPVRVAALEKKSHDVMQVRLQLPASEKFRYHAGQYVEFILRDGARRAYSMATAPHVQETAPGIELHIRHMEGGKFTDHVFGGMKEKEILRVEGPFGSFFLREDSDKPIILLASGTGFAPIKALIEHMRHKGINRPVTLYWGGRRPADLYDASWIAEHTAAMPQFKYVPVISDALPEDAWTGRTGFVHQAVLDDFADLSGYQVYACGAPIVVDSARAAYTSERALPAEEFYADAFTSEADK; encoded by the coding sequence ATGACCGAGATTGCCCACGCTTCGTTTGAAATTACCGTCCAGCCCAGCGGACGTGCTTTTGCCACTCAGGGCGCTGAAACCATTCTGGCCGCAGCCATTCGCACCGGCGTCGGCCTCCCGTATGGCTGCAAGGACGGTGCTTGCGGCTCCTGCAAGTGCAAGAAGCTCAGCGGCGAAGTCAGCCACGGCACGCACTCGGACAAGGCTCTGACAGCCGAAGAGGAAGCCGGCGGCTATGTGCTGACCTGCTGCGCCACGCCCCACAGCGATGTGGTGCTGGAGTCGCGCCAGGTCACGGACGCCAGCTCCTTTCCCATCAAGAAGATGCCCGTGCGCGTGGCCGCTCTCGAGAAGAAATCGCATGACGTGATGCAGGTGCGCCTGCAGCTGCCGGCCAGCGAGAAGTTCCGCTACCACGCCGGCCAGTATGTGGAGTTCATCCTGCGCGACGGTGCCCGCCGAGCCTACTCCATGGCCACCGCGCCCCATGTGCAGGAGACGGCGCCCGGCATCGAGCTGCATATCCGTCACATGGAAGGCGGCAAGTTCACCGATCATGTCTTCGGCGGCATGAAGGAAAAAGAAATCCTGCGTGTGGAGGGCCCGTTCGGCAGCTTCTTCCTGCGCGAGGACTCGGACAAGCCCATCATCTTGCTGGCCTCGGGCACGGGCTTTGCCCCCATCAAGGCACTGATCGAGCATATGCGCCACAAGGGCATCAACCGCCCCGTCACACTGTACTGGGGTGGCCGCCGTCCCGCCGACCTGTATGACGCCAGCTGGATTGCCGAGCACACGGCCGCCATGCCCCAATTCAAGTATGTCCCCGTGATCTCCGACGCCCTGCCCGAAGATGCCTGGACGGGCCGCACCGGCTTTGTCCACCAGGCCGTGCTGGACGACTTTGCCGATCTGTCCGGCTACCAGGTCTATGCCTGCGGTGCCCCCATCGTCGTGGATTCGGCCCGCGCCGCTTATACCAGCGAACGCGCGCTGCCTGCCGAAGAGTTCTACGCCGACGCCTTCACCTCCGAAGCGGACAAGTAA
- a CDS encoding DUF4124 domain-containing protein, with protein MPEPLSPAVTMRRLPLGLLVGWVLIAGTAQAQVMRCVDAKTGEVTYTNGRCISGEMSTQIQAAKSAEEIAAERANASQARERSKAQMERDDAQRRQREEQERKEREAAERARARAGVNLENTPACRQARERYNAILAEASPDPATWGERSQAAQAQMEMSCLGAAAYQQLQQSRALHPNAINRPQWGYGHPPNRYPPARPTPSQPPAKIVNCNVFRCYDNRGGVHPIP; from the coding sequence ATGCCAGAGCCCCTATCTCCCGCCGTCACCATGCGCAGGCTGCCGCTGGGCTTGCTCGTGGGCTGGGTGCTGATCGCAGGCACGGCCCAGGCTCAGGTCATGCGCTGTGTCGATGCCAAGACCGGCGAGGTGACCTATACCAATGGCCGCTGCATTTCGGGCGAAATGAGCACGCAGATTCAGGCGGCAAAGAGCGCCGAGGAAATTGCGGCCGAGCGTGCCAATGCCAGCCAGGCGCGGGAGCGCAGCAAGGCTCAGATGGAGCGCGACGATGCCCAGCGCCGCCAGCGTGAAGAGCAGGAGCGCAAGGAACGCGAGGCCGCCGAGAGAGCCCGGGCCCGGGCCGGAGTCAATCTGGAAAACACGCCCGCCTGCCGCCAGGCCCGCGAGCGCTACAACGCCATCCTGGCCGAAGCCAGCCCCGACCCAGCCACCTGGGGTGAGCGCAGCCAGGCGGCCCAGGCCCAGATGGAGATGAGCTGCCTGGGCGCTGCCGCCTACCAACAGTTGCAGCAAAGCCGGGCCCTGCATCCCAATGCCATCAACCGCCCGCAGTGGGGCTATGGCCATCCTCCCAACCGCTACCCGCCGGCACGTCCCACGCCATCGCAGCCGCCCGCCAAGATCGTCAACTGCAATGTCTTCCGCTGCTATGACAACCGCGGCGGCGTTCATCCGATACCGTAA